A window of the Archocentrus centrarchus isolate MPI-CPG fArcCen1 chromosome 9, fArcCen1, whole genome shotgun sequence genome harbors these coding sequences:
- the LOC115786217 gene encoding predicted GPI-anchored protein 58 has product MEVDEGIEEDVGDPTIFKPDPPPTTSTVAAAQSADPAEAPKSEPSTPAAPHQHAPPEAPEVQAPAPQHSSDSKDEVHGPEGQPGYQRFCRRQKSCERAVQEQGLGMVPAPAAADQPLPAAKGLSLEQVGQGQPFTSGIPEEQPGPSSRGLPPPPDQPRPVTVILLSLLRPLLPTSGSAAPPAPLLGPPGVPCTTAYRKRKVVEASPAAAAGQGPPQGQKARWLYACSKCGQPRRLDTGHTRIAGVSYCAAVGGKTVEEWKEDMKRCDPPKP; this is encoded by the exons ATGGAGGTGGATGAGGGGATCGAGGAGGACGTCGGGGAccccaccatctttaaaccTGATCCACCCCCGACCACCAGCAcagtggcagcagctcagtcagCTGATCCAGCTGAAGCACCCAAGTCTGAGCCATCTACTCCAGCTGCCCCCCATCAACATGCCCCTCCTGAGGCCCCTGAGGTCCAGGCTCCTGCTCCTCAGCACTCCTCAGACTCTAAG GATGAGGTCCATGGTCCTGAAGGTCAGCCCGGGTATCAGAG GTTCTGCAGACGCCAGAAATCCTGCGAGAGGGCTGTGCAGGAGCAGGGACTTGGAATGGTTCctgctccagctgctgctgaccaGCCTCTCCCAGCAGCTAAAGGGCTGTCCTTGGAGCAGGTGGGACAAGGACAGCCCTTTACTTCCGGCATCCCAGAGGAACAGCCTGGACCCTCCAGCAGGGGACTGCCACCTCCACCAGACCAGCCTCGACCCGTCACTGTCATTCTTCTATCTCTGCTGAGACCTCTGCTGCCCACCTCAGGCTCTGCCGCTCCCCCGGCTCCTCTTCTTGGACCACCGGGTGTTCCCTGCACTACCGCCTACAGGAAGAGGAAGGTGGTGGAGgcttctcctgctgctgctgctgggcagGGTCCCCCCCAAGGACAGAAAGCCCGCTGGCTGTACGCCTGCAGCAAGTGTGGCCAGCCTAGAAGGCTCGACACTGGCCACACTCGCATTGCAGGTGTGTCCTACTGTGCGGCTGTCGGTGGGAAGACTGTGGAGGAGTGGAAGGAGGACATGAAACGGTGTGACCCCCCAAAGCCGTGA